A DNA window from Brassica napus cultivar Da-Ae chromosome C1, Da-Ae, whole genome shotgun sequence contains the following coding sequences:
- the LOC106355570 gene encoding sugar transport protein 10-like, with product MAGGAFVSEGGNGGRDYEGGVTVFVVITCMVAAMGGLLFGYDLGISGGVTSMDEFLSKFFPQLEKQRVKAKHETAYCKFDDQKLQLFTSSLYLAALVASFVASVVTRKYGRKVSMFTGGLAFLTGALINAFAINVTMLIIGRLLLGVGVGFANQSTPVYLSEMAPAKIRGALNICFQVAITSGILVANLINYGTSNMAKNGWRVSLGLAAVPAILMVIGSFFLPDTPNSMLERGKYEEAKQMLKKVRGTENVDHEFQDIRDACQAAKKVEHPWKNIRQSKYRPALVFCSAIPFFQQITGINVIMFYAPVLFKTLGFGDDAALMSAVITGVVNVLATFVSLYSVDRFGRRFLFLEGGIQMFICQILVGSFIGLKFGTTGTGTLTPATADWILVFICVYVAGFAWSWGPLGWLVPSEICPLEIRPAGQAINVSVNMFFTFLIGQFFLTMLCHMKFGLFYFFAGMVAIMTIFIYFLFPETRGVPIEEMGRVWKQHWFWKNYIPDDAVIGGNDEN from the exons atggcAGGAGGAGCTTTTGTGTCAGAAGGAGGAAATGGTGGAAGAGATTATGAAGGAGGAGTCACAGTTTTCGTTGTCATAACATGTATGGTTGCGGCCATGGGAGGTCTCCTCTTTGGTTATGACCTTGGAATCTCAGGAGGTGTGACCTCAATGGATGAGTTTCTTAGCAAGTTCTTCCCACAATTAGAGAAGCAAAGGGTAAAGGCGAAGCACGAGACGGCTTACTGCAAATTTGATGACCAAAAGCTCCAATTGTTTACTTCTTCTCTCTACTTAGCAGCTTTGGTAGCTTCCTTTGTGGCTTCGGTTGTTACTAGGAAGTATGGACGAAAGGTTTCCATGTTTACCGGTGGACTTGCTTTCCTCACCGGTGCACTGATCAACGCCTTTGCCATTAATGTCACAATGCTCATCATCGGTAGACTTTTGCTCGGTGTAGGTGTGGGATTTGCTAATCAG tcAACTCCGGTTTACCTCTCGGAAATggctccagcaaagataagaggAGCGCTAAACATTTGTTTCCAGGTGGCTATTACGTCTGGAATCTTGGTGGCGAATCTGATCAACTATGGAACATCTAATATGGCTAAAAATGGGTGGAGGGTTTCTTTAGGTTTAGCAGCTGTTCCAGCAATTCTTATGGTGATCGGATCATTCTTTTTGCCCGATACACCAAACTCAATGCTTGAGAGAGGCAAATACGAGGAAGCAAAACAAATGTTGAAGAAAGTACGAGGAACGGAAAACGTTGACCATGAGTTTCAAGATATACGCGATGCATGTCAAGCTGCTAAAAAGGTAGAACATCCATGGAAAAACATCAGGCAGAGCAAATACAGACCGGCTTTAGTCTTCTGCTCGGCCATTCCCTTTTTCCAGCAGATTACTGGAATTAATGTCATTATGTTCTACGCTCCTGTTCTCTTCAAGACTCTTGGTTTTGGAGATGATGCTGCTCTTATGTCGGCTGTAATAACCGGTGTAGTTAACGTGCTCGCGACCTTTGTCTCCCTATACTCGGTTGATAGATTTGGAAGAAGGTTTCTTTTCCTTGAAGGTGGCATTCAAATGTTCATATGTCAG ATTCTTGTTGGTTCATTTATCGGTTTAAAATTCGGAACCACGGGAACCGGAACCTTGACACCCGCAACAGCAGACTGGATTCTTGTTTTCATATGTGTGTACGTTGCGGGATTTGCATGGTCATGGGGTCCATTGGGTTGGTTAGTACCCAGTGAGATATGTCCATTGGAAATCAGACCAGCTGGACAAGCCATCAACGTCTCAGTCAACATGTTCTTCACTTTCCTCATCGGTCAATTCTTCTTGACAATGCTTTGTCACATGAAGTTTGGTCTCTTCTACTTCTTTGCAGGCATGGTTGCCATCATGACCATCTTCATCTACTTTTTGTTTCCGGAGACTAGAGGTGTTCCCATTGAAGAGATGGGAAGAGTTTGGAAGCAACATTGGTTCTGGAAAAATTACATTCCAGATGATGCAGTTATTGGTGGAAATGATGAAAACTAA